The window CGCACTCCCGGGCTACACCGCGCCCTTCATTAATCGCCCACACCACCAGGCTTTGCCCCCGGCGGCAGTCTCCGGCAGCAAAGACCCCGGGTATCGAGGTGGTGTATTGCTCATGCTCAGCCTTGACGTTGCTGCGGCCATCTTGCTCCAGCCCGAGGGCATCTAGTAAGGGTTGTTCTGGGCCGAGGAACCCCATGGCCAGCAGCACCAGTTGGGCCAGAATCACTTTCTCAGTGCCAGGTACGTGTTGAGGAACAAACCGCCCGCTTTCATCCTTACCCCACTGAATCTGCACCGTATGAATTGCGGCAACATGACCTGATGCATCCCCTTCGAACTTGGTTGCGGTAGTCAGGTAAGCACGCGGATCGTCGCCAAACATGGCAGCGGCTTCTTCCTGGCCATAGTCCATACGGTAAATTTTGGGCCATTCAGGCCAAGGGTTACCGGCAGAACGGGTCTCAGGGGGTCGGGGCATAATCTCTAGCTGGGTAACGCTGGTGCAGCCGTGGCGAATCGCCGTGCCTACACAGTCGGTTCCCGTATCGCCGCCGCCGATAATCACGACATCTTTACCCGCCGCCGAGATGTAATGTTCTCCATAGTGCTGATCTAGCACGGCACGAGTGTTCTCGGTCAAAAATTCCATGGCAAAGTGAATGCCCTTTAGCTCGCGCCCTTCAATCGGCAAATCACGGGGGCGAGTAGAGCCGGTACAGAGCACAACCGCGTCAAATTCATTCACCAGCGTTTCTGCTGGGATGTCTTTCCCGACTTCGGTGTTGCACACAAAGGTGACACCCTCTGCTTCCAAGACCTCTAACCGACGCTGCACAACCTTTTGCTTGTCCAGCTTCATGTTAGGGATACCGTACATGAGCAATCCACCGGGGCGATCGGCCCGCTCATAAACGGTGACCCAGTGTCCCGCTGAGTTTAGCTGAGCAGCAGCCGACAGTCCTGCCGGCCCAGAGCCAATAATGGCAACTTTTTTACCCGTGCGCTGCTGGGGC is drawn from Leptolyngbya sp. SIO1E4 and contains these coding sequences:
- a CDS encoding glutamate synthase subunit beta — protein: MGKPTGFMEYLREVALDVAPADRIRNWDEFHLPMPDTHLQTQAARCMDCGTPFCHTGMTVSRMASGCPINNLIPEWNDLVYRGLWKEALDRLHKTNNFPEFTGRVCPAPCEGACVLGITSPPVTIKNIEYSIAEKGWESGWISPTPPQQRTGKKVAIIGSGPAGLSAAAQLNSAGHWVTVYERADRPGGLLMYGIPNMKLDKQKVVQRRLEVLEAEGVTFVCNTEVGKDIPAETLVNEFDAVVLCTGSTRPRDLPIEGRELKGIHFAMEFLTENTRAVLDQHYGEHYISAAGKDVVIIGGGDTGTDCVGTAIRHGCTSVTQLEIMPRPPETRSAGNPWPEWPKIYRMDYGQEEAAAMFGDDPRAYLTTATKFEGDASGHVAAIHTVQIQWGKDESGRFVPQHVPGTEKVILAQLVLLAMGFLGPEQPLLDALGLEQDGRSNVKAEHEQYTTSIPGVFAAGDCRRGQSLVVWAINEGRGVARECDRYLMGTTELP